The following coding sequences are from one Desulfatibacillum aliphaticivorans DSM 15576 window:
- a CDS encoding PaaI family thioesterase, translating to MEDKLEAFQDFYPDDYSHCYGCGRLNEHGMQIKSYWDGEESVCRIHPRDYYTGGMKHIVYGGLIASLIDCHAAGTAAAAKIKELGQEMTRETMPRFVTANLNVNFKAPTPIGAEIELRGKVLEIKGRKVTIGVDLIAEGMVCAEGQALMIQVKETL from the coding sequence ATGGAAGACAAATTAGAGGCTTTTCAGGACTTTTATCCGGACGATTACTCCCATTGCTACGGCTGCGGCAGGCTGAACGAGCACGGCATGCAGATCAAAAGCTATTGGGACGGCGAAGAAAGCGTGTGCCGCATCCACCCCCGGGATTATTACACCGGCGGGATGAAGCACATTGTTTACGGCGGGCTTATCGCCTCGCTCATCGACTGCCATGCTGCTGGCACGGCCGCTGCCGCCAAGATCAAGGAGCTGGGCCAGGAAATGACCCGGGAGACCATGCCCCGGTTTGTCACCGCCAATTTGAATGTGAATTTTAAGGCGCCCACGCCCATTGGCGCGGAGATCGAGCTTCGGGGCAAGGTATTGGAAATCAAGGGCCGCAAAGTGACCATCGGCGTGGACTTGATCGCCGAGGGCATGGTCTGCGCCGAAGGCCAGGCCTTGATGATCCAGGTCAAGGAAACTCTGTAA
- a CDS encoding adenylosuccinate synthase, which yields MANIVVVGTQWGDEGKGKIVDMLAEKADMVTRFQGGNNAGHTVVVDGTQTITHLIPSGILQNKTCLIGNGVVVDPKVLLEEVDKLLGMGVEINADNLLISERAQIIMPYHQAMDHAREARKGAQKIGTTGRGIGPCYEDKAARKGVRFVDLLDPEVFDSMVREACEEKNFLLTEFFKADPVDPDAIIAEYTEYAKRLAPHVVDVSVVLNQGIKEGKQVLFEGAQGTHLDIDHGTYPFVTSSNTVAGNVCAGSGVGPGQVNEVLGIVKAYTTRVGMGPFPTELEDEVGNRIQEKGAEFGATTGRRRRCGWLDMVLLEATARLNGLTGVAITKLDVLGGLDSLSICTAYECEGETLNFFPADLKVLAKCKPVYETMPGWTEDISGVRNFDDLPENARNYLNRVEELLGAPIKIISVGPGRDETMVVKDPFAG from the coding sequence GTGGCTAACATCGTAGTGGTTGGCACCCAATGGGGAGATGAGGGAAAAGGCAAGATCGTGGACATGCTGGCTGAAAAGGCCGACATGGTCACCCGTTTCCAGGGCGGAAACAACGCGGGACACACCGTGGTTGTGGACGGAACCCAGACCATCACCCACCTGATTCCTTCCGGGATTCTTCAGAACAAGACCTGCCTCATCGGAAACGGGGTGGTTGTGGATCCCAAGGTTTTGCTGGAGGAGGTGGACAAGCTCCTCGGCATGGGAGTGGAAATCAACGCGGATAACCTGCTTATCAGCGAACGCGCCCAGATTATCATGCCCTATCATCAGGCCATGGACCACGCCAGGGAAGCCAGAAAAGGCGCCCAGAAAATCGGCACCACCGGCCGCGGCATCGGCCCCTGCTACGAAGACAAGGCGGCCCGCAAGGGCGTCCGCTTTGTGGACCTGTTGGACCCGGAAGTGTTTGACTCCATGGTGCGGGAAGCCTGCGAGGAAAAAAACTTTCTCCTGACCGAATTTTTCAAGGCGGACCCCGTGGACCCGGACGCCATCATCGCCGAGTACACGGAATACGCCAAACGCCTGGCCCCCCACGTGGTCGACGTTTCCGTGGTTCTGAACCAGGGGATCAAAGAAGGCAAGCAGGTGCTTTTTGAAGGCGCCCAGGGCACCCACCTGGACATCGACCACGGCACCTATCCTTTCGTCACCTCCTCCAATACGGTGGCCGGCAACGTGTGCGCCGGCTCGGGCGTAGGCCCCGGCCAGGTCAACGAAGTGCTGGGCATTGTCAAGGCCTACACCACCCGGGTGGGCATGGGCCCCTTCCCCACGGAACTGGAAGACGAAGTCGGAAACCGGATCCAGGAAAAAGGCGCGGAATTCGGCGCAACCACCGGCCGCCGCCGCCGTTGCGGCTGGCTGGACATGGTCCTGTTGGAAGCCACGGCCCGTTTGAACGGACTGACCGGCGTGGCTATCACCAAGCTGGACGTCCTGGGCGGCCTGGATTCCTTGAGTATTTGCACCGCGTACGAATGCGAAGGCGAAACCCTTAATTTCTTCCCGGCCGACCTCAAGGTGCTTGCCAAGTGCAAGCCGGTCTATGAAACCATGCCCGGCTGGACCGAGGACATCTCAGGCGTCAGAAACTTTGACGACCTGCCGGAAAACGCCCGGAACTACCTGAACCGGGTGGAAGAGCTGTTGGGCGCGCCCATCAAGATTATTTCCGTCGGCCCCGGCCGCGATGAAACCATGGTCGTGAAGGATCCTTTTGCGGGATAA
- a CDS encoding iron-containing alcohol dehydrogenase: MIWQLKKAYYRTYQYGLGLGMKVSPWLEPEIIDGPDSVKKLPAVIKEKGFERVLVVTDAVLMGLNLLDTLFEALKAAGIQYFVYDQVQPNPTIANIEGALDVYNANKCQAIIAFGGGSPMDCAKVTGARVARPGRSVVKMKGLFKVILPALRMGSLLPPMLFAVPTTAGTGSETTIAAVVSNPETHEKFPVGDFVLRPRYAVLDPMLTLDLPPHITSTTGMDAMTHAVESYIGKFYNNESTRLKAIKAIQLIFDNIEKAYNNGQDVEARGQMLRAAYEAGVAFTRGGVGNVHTIGHNLGGMYGIPHGLAMSVILPYVLDWYGKIIHKQLAELADMTGISAAGMDKAQKANAFIQALRDLNKRIGIPEKFEQIKDEDIPLIAERALSECNPNYPVPKIMKLEDCMAVIKSLQA, encoded by the coding sequence ATGATCTGGCAATTAAAAAAGGCTTACTACCGGACTTATCAATACGGATTGGGGTTGGGGATGAAAGTGTCTCCCTGGCTCGAGCCGGAAATCATAGACGGCCCGGACAGCGTTAAGAAACTTCCCGCTGTTATTAAGGAAAAGGGGTTTGAAAGGGTTTTGGTGGTCACGGACGCGGTGCTCATGGGACTGAACCTGCTCGACACGCTTTTTGAGGCTTTGAAGGCGGCCGGCATTCAATATTTCGTTTACGACCAGGTGCAGCCCAATCCGACCATTGCAAACATTGAAGGCGCGCTGGATGTATACAACGCGAACAAATGCCAGGCCATCATTGCGTTCGGCGGCGGATCTCCCATGGATTGCGCCAAAGTGACAGGCGCACGGGTGGCCCGTCCCGGGCGTTCGGTGGTTAAGATGAAGGGGCTGTTCAAGGTGATCCTTCCTGCTTTGAGAATGGGCTCTTTGCTTCCGCCTATGCTTTTTGCGGTGCCTACAACCGCCGGCACCGGCTCCGAGACAACCATCGCAGCGGTGGTGTCCAATCCTGAAACCCACGAAAAATTTCCGGTGGGGGACTTCGTCCTCCGGCCGCGGTACGCGGTTTTGGACCCCATGCTGACGCTGGACCTGCCTCCGCACATCACGTCTACGACAGGTATGGACGCCATGACGCACGCTGTGGAGTCCTATATCGGCAAGTTTTATAATAACGAAAGTACGCGCCTCAAAGCCATAAAGGCCATCCAGCTCATTTTCGACAATATCGAAAAAGCCTATAATAACGGCCAAGACGTGGAAGCCCGTGGCCAGATGCTGCGCGCGGCCTATGAAGCCGGGGTCGCCTTTACCCGCGGGGGCGTGGGCAACGTCCACACCATAGGCCACAATCTCGGCGGCATGTACGGCATTCCCCACGGCCTGGCCATGTCGGTCATCCTGCCTTATGTGCTCGATTGGTATGGCAAAATAATCCACAAACAGTTGGCGGAGCTTGCCGACATGACCGGCATCAGCGCCGCCGGCATGGACAAAGCCCAAAAAGCCAACGCATTTATTCAAGCCCTCAGGGATCTCAATAAGCGAATCGGGATTCCCGAGAAGTTCGAGCAAATTAAGGATGAAGACATCCCGCTGATTGCCGAGCGCGCATTGAGCGAGTGCAACCCCAACTATCCGGTCCCCAAGATCATGAAGCTGGAGGATTGCATGGCCGTCATTAAGTCGCTTCAGGCATAG
- the tadA gene encoding tRNA adenosine(34) deaminase TadA, whose protein sequence is MEKHSKYMQMALDEAKTAWDEDEVPVGAVLVLPDQDLIIKAHNRTIGLNDAAAHGEILALREAGRVIGNYRLLNSVLYCTVEPCIMCMGAVIHARVSKVVFGAPDPKWGACGSLYDFASDPGLNHHPEIVSGVCEEACRTIMQEFFRLKRQGAKSG, encoded by the coding sequence ATGGAAAAACATTCCAAATACATGCAAATGGCTCTTGACGAGGCCAAAACGGCATGGGATGAAGACGAGGTTCCCGTGGGCGCGGTTCTTGTATTGCCGGATCAGGACCTTATCATCAAGGCGCACAACCGGACCATTGGTCTGAACGACGCCGCCGCCCATGGGGAAATCCTGGCTCTGCGGGAAGCGGGCCGGGTTATCGGCAATTACAGGTTGTTAAACAGTGTGCTATACTGCACCGTAGAACCCTGCATCATGTGCATGGGCGCTGTGATTCACGCCCGCGTCAGCAAGGTGGTTTTCGGAGCGCCGGACCCCAAATGGGGCGCCTGCGGATCCTTGTACGACTTTGCGTCCGACCCGGGTTTGAACCATCATCCGGAGATCGTTTCCGGAGTGTGCGAAGAGGCGTGCCGGACGATCATGCAGGAATTTTTCCGTCTAAAAAGACAAGGAGCAAAAAGTGGCTAA